One genomic window of Bradyrhizobium sp. CCGE-LA001 includes the following:
- a CDS encoding tripartite tricarboxylate transporter substrate binding protein, whose protein sequence is MDRRELLRAAAALPLLRAAFPEEAFAQTYPARNITMIVPFPAGGQADLAARPVAQALERILGKPVIVDNRAGGGGGSVGNAAAARAEPDGYTLLMTLSSLAVLPEADRLFDRPVAYEVAQFMPIARVLADPTLLAVPASAPWKTAQDFVEDAKARPGQITYGSSGPYGTLHVAMEMFANSAGIKLLHVPFRGAGPALTAILSGTVQAIAAAPGTLKPQVDDGKLRVLGNCGAKRIPSFPDLPTFQEIGYKDVEFYIWAGLFAQSSLPAPIAARLREAMAEAMRSPDVLKAFETSGSLVAYQDAPAFSEFVAADSARLIAAVKKIGKVE, encoded by the coding sequence ACCTATCCGGCGCGCAACATCACCATGATCGTGCCCTTTCCCGCCGGCGGGCAGGCCGATCTTGCTGCGCGCCCAGTGGCACAGGCGCTGGAGCGGATCCTCGGCAAGCCCGTGATCGTCGACAACAGGGCGGGCGGAGGCGGCGGCTCGGTCGGCAATGCCGCCGCGGCGCGCGCTGAGCCAGATGGCTACACGCTGCTGATGACGCTGTCCTCGCTCGCGGTGCTCCCCGAGGCCGATCGGTTGTTCGATCGTCCCGTTGCCTACGAAGTCGCGCAGTTCATGCCGATCGCGCGCGTGCTCGCCGATCCGACGCTGCTCGCGGTGCCGGCCTCGGCGCCATGGAAGACGGCACAGGACTTCGTCGAGGATGCCAAGGCGCGCCCGGGCCAGATCACTTACGGCTCATCGGGGCCCTACGGCACGTTGCACGTGGCGATGGAGATGTTCGCAAACAGCGCCGGCATCAAGCTGCTCCACGTGCCATTTCGCGGTGCAGGTCCCGCGCTGACGGCGATCCTCAGCGGGACCGTGCAGGCAATCGCCGCCGCACCCGGCACGCTGAAGCCACAGGTCGACGACGGCAAGCTGCGGGTGCTCGGCAATTGCGGCGCGAAGCGCATCCCGAGCTTCCCCGACCTGCCGACCTTCCAGGAGATCGGCTACAAGGACGTCGAGTTTTACATCTGGGCCGGTCTGTTCGCGCAGAGTTCGCTTCCGGCACCGATCGCGGCTCGGCTGCGCGAAGCGATGGCCGAAGCGATGAGAAGTCCCGATGTGCTGAAGGCCTTCGAGACCTCCGGCAGTCTCGTCGCCTATCAGGACGCCCCCGCATTCTCCGAGTTCGTCGCGGCCGACAGCGCGCGGCTGATCGCGGCCGTGAAGAAGATCGGCAAGGTGGAGTAG